From Riemerella anatipestifer ATCC 11845 = DSM 15868, a single genomic window includes:
- the secD gene encoding protein translocase subunit SecD encodes MQGKGLITVVAIVLGLICLNEMLPTFYASKVEKEARAIAGDNQVKYQKEIDRLSKDTLNLGFTKLYYTAAKEREMKLGLDLKGGINVLLEINQRDLVMDLTNYSSNPILIEALDKTDVAQRNSTKSYIEDFFVQFDNVNKSKAANLKLASPEIFGTQKLSGEIKFNTTDDEVKSIIRKKIDAAVGSAYEVIRTRIDKMGVTQPNVQRVPGTGRILVEMPGIKDIDRVKKMLQTSAKLQFWEVQQVPEVAPYFEQLSKLVLAKGDSMGVAKTTNFPALLNLNTLRSNGVGNIKLSDTATVNKILNSSVALNARPGNIKYTKFLWAYKPESTDPDHLVLYAIRSNISGKAPVDGAVDKANISYDQIGRVVVDMQMDSEGTKDWKILTEKNVGKPVAVTLDDKVYTAPNVVNAIPNGRTQISGNFTQDEAQDLVNVLNTGKLPASAKIVQADVVGPSLGQASIDAGMWSFIIAFVFIVVYIIFYYGGAGVFAVIAMIINLFYIFGIMDSMDATLTLPGIAGIVLTMAMAVDTNVIIYERTKEELFAGKNIREAYHDGFKHALSAIVDGHLTTLLTAVVLYIFGTGPIQGFAVTLIIGLIMTFFTSVLLSRVMIFSRLNKGKGLSVWTPATKNIFRNVWVAFIEKRKFAYIISGILTVICLASIVVNGFKLGVDFEGGRNYVVKFDKTVDAAQAEASLSQLFQTKDGKNNSVDVKTFGTSNQLKITTDYKIDDESLAADQEIEAKLFEGLKSNYPTGYTLDKFKSAEGDNLGIVSSTKVGPSVADDIKIGGTFAVLASLLGIFIYILFRFRRWQFSLGAVLALFHDAIIILGAYSLFYKVSPFNMEINQDFIAAILTVLGYSINDTVIVFDRIREYLRERKSTTLAGLFNDSISSTLGRTINTSLTVLMVILAIFIFGGDSLRGFMFALLLGIGFGTYSSIFIASGIAYDFLKGKKQEDIKI; translated from the coding sequence ATGCAAGGAAAAGGACTTATTACAGTTGTTGCGATTGTTCTAGGGCTTATTTGTCTTAACGAAATGCTCCCTACTTTTTATGCGAGCAAGGTAGAGAAAGAAGCTAGAGCTATAGCAGGAGACAATCAGGTAAAGTATCAAAAAGAGATAGATCGTCTGTCTAAAGATACGCTTAATTTAGGGTTTACTAAGCTTTACTACACGGCTGCTAAAGAGCGTGAAATGAAGTTAGGTCTAGACTTAAAAGGTGGTATCAATGTGCTTTTAGAGATTAACCAAAGAGATTTGGTGATGGATTTAACTAACTATTCATCTAACCCAATACTCATAGAAGCACTAGATAAAACAGATGTAGCTCAGAGAAATTCTACTAAATCTTATATAGAGGACTTCTTTGTTCAGTTTGATAATGTAAACAAGAGCAAAGCAGCAAACTTAAAGTTAGCGAGTCCAGAAATATTTGGAACTCAAAAATTAAGTGGCGAAATCAAATTTAATACAACTGATGACGAGGTTAAGTCTATCATTAGAAAGAAAATAGATGCTGCGGTAGGTTCTGCTTACGAAGTTATTAGAACTCGTATAGACAAAATGGGGGTTACTCAGCCTAATGTTCAGAGAGTACCTGGTACAGGTAGAATATTGGTTGAGATGCCAGGTATTAAAGATATTGATAGAGTAAAGAAAATGCTTCAGACTTCTGCTAAGCTTCAGTTTTGGGAAGTTCAGCAAGTGCCAGAAGTTGCTCCTTACTTTGAACAACTTTCAAAATTAGTGTTGGCTAAAGGAGATTCTATGGGAGTTGCTAAAACAACTAATTTCCCAGCGTTGCTCAATCTAAATACGCTTAGAAGTAATGGAGTTGGTAACATTAAGTTAAGCGACACAGCTACTGTTAACAAAATTCTTAATAGTTCAGTAGCTTTAAACGCTAGACCAGGTAATATTAAATACACTAAGTTTCTGTGGGCTTATAAGCCAGAATCTACAGATCCTGACCACTTGGTATTGTATGCTATTCGTTCTAATATTTCAGGTAAAGCTCCAGTAGATGGTGCGGTAGATAAGGCAAATATCAGCTACGACCAAATAGGTAGAGTAGTGGTAGATATGCAGATGGATAGTGAGGGTACTAAAGACTGGAAGATTCTAACTGAAAAAAATGTAGGTAAACCAGTAGCGGTTACTTTAGATGATAAGGTATATACAGCTCCTAATGTTGTAAATGCGATACCTAACGGGCGTACACAAATTTCGGGTAACTTTACTCAAGACGAAGCTCAAGATTTAGTAAATGTTTTAAATACAGGTAAGTTGCCTGCAAGCGCTAAAATTGTACAGGCAGATGTTGTAGGGCCATCTTTAGGTCAAGCTTCTATTGACGCTGGTATGTGGTCATTTATTATTGCATTTGTTTTCATTGTAGTTTATATTATATTTTACTATGGAGGAGCAGGTGTTTTTGCGGTAATTGCTATGATTATCAATTTGTTCTATATCTTCGGTATTATGGATTCTATGGACGCTACGCTTACTTTACCAGGTATTGCTGGTATTGTTTTAACGATGGCGATGGCAGTGGATACCAATGTAATCATCTATGAAAGAACTAAAGAAGAGCTTTTTGCAGGTAAAAACATCAGAGAGGCTTACCATGATGGTTTCAAACATGCACTTTCTGCTATTGTAGATGGGCATTTAACTACATTGCTTACAGCGGTGGTGCTTTACATCTTTGGTACAGGCCCTATCCAAGGTTTTGCAGTTACGCTGATTATAGGTCTTATTATGACTTTCTTTACATCTGTATTACTTTCTAGAGTAATGATATTTAGTAGGCTTAATAAAGGTAAAGGGCTTTCTGTATGGACTCCTGCTACTAAAAATATATTCAGAAATGTATGGGTGGCTTTTATAGAGAAGAGAAAGTTTGCTTATATTATCTCGGGTATTCTTACTGTAATATGTTTAGCTTCTATAGTGGTAAACGGCTTTAAGCTAGGTGTAGATTTTGAAGGAGGAAGAAACTATGTAGTTAAATTTGATAAAACGGTAGATGCTGCACAAGCGGAAGCTAGTCTATCACAATTATTTCAAACTAAGGATGGAAAGAATAATTCAGTAGATGTAAAAACATTTGGTACTTCTAACCAGTTAAAAATCACAACTGACTATAAGATTGATGATGAATCATTAGCGGCAGACCAAGAGATTGAGGCTAAATTGTTTGAAGGATTGAAGTCTAATTATCCAACTGGTTATACGCTAGATAAATTTAAGAGTGCTGAAGGGGATAATTTAGGTATAGTTTCATCTACTAAAGTAGGACCATCTGTAGCAGATGATATCAAGATAGGTGGTACTTTTGCAGTACTAGCCTCTTTATTAGGAATATTTATTTATATCTTATTCCGTTTCAGAAGATGGCAGTTCTCTTTAGGTGCTGTGTTGGCATTGTTCCATGATGCTATTATTATTTTAGGAGCTTATTCTTTATTCTATAAAGTTTCTCCTTTCAACATGGAAATTAATCAGGACTTTATCGCAGCGATACTTACGGTGCTAGGATATTCTATCAATGATACTGTAATTGTATTTGACCGTATTCGTGAATATCTAAGAGAGAGAAAATCTACTACTTTGGCAGGGCTGTTCAATGATTCTATCAGCAGTACTTTGGGTAGAACAATCAATACCTCACTTACTGTACTAATGGTGATTTTAGCTATATTTATATTTGGTGGAGATAGTTTGAGAGGATTTATGTTTGCATTGTTGCTAGGTATAGGTTTTGGTACTTATTCATCTATATTTATAGCATCGGGTATTGCGTATGATTTCTTAAAAGGCAAAAAACAGGAAGATATCAAAATTTAA
- a CDS encoding potassium/proton antiporter, translating to MALTTENILLIGSILLFISIIVGKTSYRFGVPTLLLFLAIGMLAGSDGFGGIHFDNSKTAQFIGIVSLNFILFSGGLDTNWKSIKPVIKEGLVLSTVGVLLTALCLGLFVWYVTDFTIYESMLLGSIVSSTDAAAVFSILRSKNLALRTNLRPTLELESGSNDPMAYVLTIAFLTLVINQDQSITSIIPLFFRQMIIGGIAGILFGKLSKFIINNIKLGFEGLYPVLVIAIMFIVFSATDAIDGNGFLAIYICAVYLGNQDIIHKNTILGMYDGLAWLMQIVLFLTLGLLVYPTQIVPYIGIGLVISLFLILVARPASVLISLAFFKMKMRRRLYISWVGLRGAVPIVFATYPLLAGIDKAHIIFNIVFFISVTSVLIQGTTLSIFAKWLNVALPEEEKKNIVEEDESEMANIPKSLLQEYNIEADYYAKEKRIVDLHFPKSAFIVMIKREGKYLRPGGSTAIKENDTLIVLANKNSDLEEVKQCLRNPINTG from the coding sequence ATGGCTTTAACGACGGAAAATATACTACTTATTGGCTCTATACTACTTTTCATAAGTATCATTGTTGGAAAAACATCATATAGATTTGGAGTGCCCACATTGTTATTATTTTTGGCTATAGGAATGCTGGCAGGGTCTGATGGTTTTGGAGGAATTCATTTTGATAATTCTAAAACGGCTCAATTTATAGGGATAGTTTCTCTTAATTTTATATTATTTTCGGGAGGTTTAGACACTAATTGGAAATCTATAAAACCTGTCATAAAAGAGGGTTTAGTGTTATCTACGGTAGGGGTTTTACTTACAGCATTATGTTTGGGTCTATTCGTATGGTATGTTACAGATTTTACCATCTATGAGAGTATGCTTTTAGGGTCGATAGTGTCTTCCACAGATGCGGCTGCGGTATTTTCTATTCTTAGGTCAAAGAATTTAGCATTAAGAACTAATCTTAGACCAACTCTAGAGCTAGAAAGTGGGAGTAATGACCCGATGGCGTATGTACTCACAATAGCTTTCTTAACCTTAGTTATCAATCAAGACCAAAGTATAACTTCTATTATACCGTTGTTTTTTAGACAAATGATAATAGGTGGTATTGCGGGGATTTTGTTTGGGAAATTAAGTAAGTTTATTATAAATAATATTAAACTAGGTTTTGAGGGACTTTATCCAGTTTTAGTAATAGCCATTATGTTTATTGTATTCTCTGCAACAGATGCAATAGATGGTAATGGGTTTTTGGCTATTTATATATGTGCGGTGTATTTAGGTAATCAAGATATTATCCACAAGAATACCATTCTAGGAATGTATGACGGTTTGGCTTGGCTTATGCAAATTGTTCTGTTCCTTACTTTGGGGCTTTTGGTTTATCCAACTCAAATAGTTCCTTACATAGGTATAGGCTTAGTAATATCATTGTTTTTAATATTAGTAGCTCGTCCAGCAAGTGTGCTTATTAGTCTTGCCTTTTTCAAAATGAAAATGAGAAGAAGACTTTATATATCATGGGTAGGGCTTAGAGGTGCAGTACCTATCGTATTTGCAACTTACCCTTTATTAGCAGGGATAGATAAAGCTCACATTATATTTAATATTGTATTCTTTATATCAGTTACTTCTGTTCTTATTCAAGGGACTACACTTTCCATTTTTGCTAAATGGCTTAATGTTGCACTACCAGAGGAAGAAAAGAAAAATATAGTGGAAGAAGACGAAAGCGAGATGGCAAACATCCCTAAATCTCTTTTGCAAGAATATAATATAGAGGCAGATTATTATGCTAAAGAAAAACGAATAGTAGATTTACATTTTCCTAAGTCAGCGTTTATAGTGATGATAAAGAGGGAAGGGAAGTATCTTCGTCCAGGAGGTTCTACTGCTATAAAAGAAAATGATACTCTTATTGTTTTAGCAAATAAGAATAGTGATTTAGAAGAAGTAAAACAATGTTTGCGTAACCCAATAAATACAGGATAG
- the pncA gene encoding bifunctional nicotinamidase/pyrazinamidase — MKKALIVVDVQNDFCEGGALAVPNANEIIPYINLLIEENQYDKIIFTQDWHPANHKSFASNNDKKVGETISLNGVPQFMWPDHCVENSFGAEFHKDLDISKVDYIVKKGKNPEIDSYSAFQDNNHFMKTGLADYLKENDIQLVEIVGLALDYCVKYTCLDAVKEGFLTCLHFNGTRAVNVKPENGRDAIYEMLENGVTILG, encoded by the coding sequence ATGAAAAAAGCACTTATCGTGGTAGATGTTCAAAATGATTTCTGTGAAGGAGGAGCTTTGGCTGTACCTAACGCTAATGAAATTATCCCTTACATCAACCTTTTAATTGAGGAAAACCAATATGATAAAATAATTTTCACACAAGATTGGCACCCTGCAAATCACAAATCATTTGCATCTAATAATGATAAAAAAGTAGGTGAAACTATATCACTGAACGGCGTTCCACAATTTATGTGGCCAGATCATTGTGTAGAAAATTCTTTTGGTGCAGAATTCCATAAAGACCTAGATATTAGTAAAGTAGATTACATTGTAAAAAAAGGTAAAAACCCTGAAATAGATAGTTATAGTGCTTTTCAGGACAATAATCATTTTATGAAAACGGGGTTAGCTGACTATCTTAAAGAAAACGATATACAATTAGTAGAAATTGTTGGCTTAGCACTAGATTATTGCGTTAAATATACTTGTTTAGATGCTGTTAAAGAAGGATTCTTAACCTGTTTACACTTTAATGGTACTCGTGCTGTAAATGTAAAACCTGAAAACGGAAGAGATGCCATCTACGAAATGTTAGAAAATGGTGTTACCATTTTAGGTTAA
- the pheA gene encoding prephenate dehydratase, protein MKIAFLGPQASFTQLAASQVFLNGELLPQTSILDCFIALDEGKVDKIVVPLENSIEGTVSVTLDYLYDFKDIAINTEVVMPISHHLMVHSNNTSVENIISHPQALAQTFHFRRNQFKEVLTTDYTSTAAAAKLVSENPDEPWAAIANTYAAKLYNLKILHSNIQDFEQNHTRFVVVSKKGGNKLELPYQSLAQKSSLLVTLPTDYAGGLHQILSVFAWRKMNLSKIESRTLKTGLGNYFFFINVVGDWGNILYQNALEELESIGVKVKFLGDYNEYLLDG, encoded by the coding sequence ATGAAAATAGCGTTTTTAGGACCACAGGCTTCTTTCACTCAGTTAGCTGCCTCTCAGGTTTTTTTGAATGGGGAATTATTGCCTCAAACCAGTATATTAGACTGTTTTATAGCTTTAGACGAGGGTAAAGTAGATAAAATTGTAGTTCCTTTAGAAAATTCCATAGAGGGTACCGTTTCAGTAACCCTGGATTATTTATACGATTTTAAAGATATTGCTATCAATACGGAAGTAGTGATGCCTATTTCTCATCATTTAATGGTACACTCTAATAATACTTCGGTAGAGAATATTATTTCTCACCCACAGGCATTAGCCCAAACTTTTCATTTTAGAAGAAATCAATTCAAAGAAGTTTTGACCACAGATTATACTTCTACAGCAGCGGCGGCAAAACTAGTTTCAGAAAACCCAGATGAACCTTGGGCAGCTATTGCTAATACTTATGCAGCAAAACTTTATAACCTTAAAATTTTACACTCTAACATACAGGATTTTGAACAAAACCACACTCGTTTTGTGGTGGTTTCAAAGAAAGGAGGAAATAAGTTAGAGCTACCATATCAGTCTTTAGCTCAAAAATCCAGTTTATTGGTTACTTTACCAACAGACTATGCTGGAGGGTTGCATCAGATTTTATCGGTATTTGCGTGGCGTAAGATGAATTTATCTAAAATAGAAAGCCGCACTCTAAAAACAGGACTTGGTAATTATTTCTTCTTTATCAATGTTGTAGGAGATTGGGGAAATATCCTTTATCAAAATGCATTGGAAGAACTAGAGTCTATAGGAGTTAAAGTTAAGTTTCTAGGAGATTATAACGAGTATCTTTTAGACGGATAG
- a CDS encoding universal stress protein: MKKRIIVLVDFSEYSENLLKYASDWGSKVDAELVLVHQNNVLVPSLADIQDRNKIIRNSNSETFDKLRDFAKPIISSTLEVSYLASELDLQEILEKLLTEPYHNMILLGTKNAGILKKIFLGSKAVHIIDKIKNSAVVLPGEIDSFSVNKIFVAVKQKYPLNILELNHFFKFINEKETEIVFFYIAKPEENVEEHKRNLEKLVELYADNYQVDYAIYESNVPSEGIKKVINNNETEILVLQKGNRFVTDHIFRKFLVNELVYVGDIPLVVLP, from the coding sequence ATGAAAAAACGAATTATTGTATTGGTAGATTTTTCCGAATATTCTGAAAACCTATTGAAATATGCCAGTGATTGGGGGAGCAAGGTTGATGCAGAGCTGGTGTTAGTTCATCAGAACAATGTTTTAGTACCATCATTGGCAGATATACAGGATAGGAATAAAATTATTAGGAATTCCAATTCGGAAACCTTTGATAAACTTAGAGATTTTGCCAAACCTATTATATCATCTACTTTAGAGGTTTCTTATTTAGCTTCGGAGTTAGATTTGCAAGAAATATTAGAAAAGTTACTTACTGAGCCATATCATAATATGATTCTTTTAGGGACAAAAAATGCAGGTATTTTAAAGAAAATATTTTTAGGAAGTAAAGCAGTACATATAATTGATAAAATTAAAAATAGTGCTGTTGTGCTTCCAGGGGAAATTGATTCATTCTCCGTAAATAAAATATTTGTAGCAGTAAAGCAGAAGTATCCGCTGAATATTCTAGAACTGAACCATTTTTTTAAGTTTATAAATGAAAAAGAAACAGAAATTGTTTTTTTCTATATAGCGAAGCCAGAAGAAAATGTGGAAGAGCACAAAAGAAATTTGGAGAAATTAGTAGAACTTTACGCTGATAATTACCAAGTAGACTATGCTATATATGAGTCTAATGTTCCCTCTGAAGGAATAAAGAAAGTCATCAATAATAATGAAACAGAAATTCTTGTATTACAGAAAGGGAATAGATTTGTAACAGATCATATATTTAGAAAGTTTTTAGTTAACGAGTTGGTATATGTAGGTGACATTCCACTGGTAGTATTGCCTTAG
- the map gene encoding type I methionyl aminopeptidase, protein MIQLKTIEELRLMKESAQLVSKTLGMLAKEIKPGVTTNHLDTLAAEYIKDHGGEPAFLGMYGFPKNLCISPNSEVVHGIPNDTPLKEGDILSVDCGVYMNGFYGDHAYSFEVGEVAPETKKLLKVTKESLYKGIEQCVRGKRVGDISHAIQSHCEAHGYGVVRELVGHGLGRKMHEDPQVPNYGRKGSGKVLKDGIALAIEPMINMGTHEVVFHSDGWTVTTKDNLPSAHFEHNVCIIGGKPVLLSTFKYIYEALGISSTEEEPFNIDF, encoded by the coding sequence ATGATACAACTTAAGACGATTGAGGAGCTAAGATTGATGAAGGAGAGTGCCCAATTGGTTTCCAAAACTTTGGGTATGTTGGCAAAGGAAATAAAACCAGGTGTTACCACCAATCATTTGGATACTCTAGCAGCGGAATACATAAAAGACCACGGCGGCGAACCTGCTTTCCTAGGAATGTATGGTTTCCCTAAAAACCTTTGTATTTCACCGAATTCAGAGGTGGTACACGGTATTCCTAATGATACTCCTCTTAAAGAGGGCGATATACTTTCTGTAGATTGTGGCGTCTATATGAATGGATTTTACGGCGACCACGCTTACTCTTTTGAAGTAGGAGAAGTAGCTCCAGAAACAAAAAAATTATTAAAAGTAACCAAAGAATCTTTATACAAAGGGATAGAACAATGCGTAAGAGGAAAACGCGTTGGCGATATTTCTCACGCTATACAAAGCCATTGCGAAGCTCATGGTTATGGTGTGGTGAGAGAGCTTGTAGGGCATGGTTTGGGCAGAAAAATGCACGAAGACCCACAAGTACCTAACTACGGCAGAAAAGGAAGTGGAAAGGTATTAAAAGACGGTATTGCTCTAGCTATAGAACCCATGATTAACATGGGAACTCACGAAGTAGTTTTCCATAGCGATGGTTGGACGGTAACTACTAAAGACAACCTTCCTTCAGCACACTTTGAACATAATGTATGTATTATTGGAGGGAAACCAGTTTTACTTTCTACCTTTAAATATATCTACGAAGCACTAGGTATTAGTAGTACAGAGGAAGAACCCTTTAATATAGATTTTTAA
- a CDS encoding porin family protein codes for MKKLFLGLAVVAGSFAFGQQFGAKAGLNVSSISKGGYDDTKAKVGYYAGVFLNAPVSESFSIQPEVLYNNLGSKTTMNEGILGKSETKLNLDYISVPVMFQYKATPEFYLEAGPEFSFLVGANAKTSYETPLGSGQLPKELNKDNFNSFNFGMGLGLGFNITPNIGVNARYVAGFTDISKNGETSAADNATNKNNTFQVGLGVKF; via the coding sequence ATGAAAAAATTATTTTTAGGATTAGCGGTAGTAGCTGGTTCATTTGCATTCGGACAACAATTTGGAGCAAAAGCAGGTTTAAATGTGTCTTCTATTTCTAAGGGAGGCTATGATGACACTAAGGCTAAAGTAGGTTACTATGCGGGGGTATTTCTAAACGCTCCTGTATCGGAGAGTTTTAGTATTCAGCCTGAGGTACTTTATAACAATTTAGGTTCTAAAACTACTATGAATGAAGGGATATTAGGTAAATCAGAAACAAAATTAAATTTAGATTATATCTCGGTTCCTGTGATGTTCCAGTATAAAGCAACTCCTGAGTTTTATTTGGAGGCTGGACCAGAGTTTAGCTTTTTAGTGGGAGCAAATGCTAAGACTTCTTATGAGACTCCTCTTGGTTCAGGGCAACTTCCTAAAGAACTTAATAAGGATAACTTTAATAGCTTCAACTTTGGTATGGGGTTAGGTCTAGGGTTTAATATTACGCCAAACATAGGTGTTAATGCTAGATATGTAGCTGGTTTTACAGATATTTCTAAAAATGGAGAAACTTCTGCAGCAGATAATGCAACTAACAAAAACAACACTTTCCAAGTAGGTTTAGGAGTTAAATTCTAA
- a CDS encoding BT0820 family HAD-type phosphatase: MLNNKKLAIDFDGTIVEDAYPGIGKPKVFAFETLKKLQMEGYRLILWTYRSGKALDEAVEFCRKHGLEFYAINSSFEGEVFDSATQSRKLDADLFIDDRNLGGFPGWGEVYNIIKDKIEFRVEGKEVLAYSKLKKEKKKGLFW; encoded by the coding sequence ATGCTTAACAATAAAAAATTAGCCATAGATTTTGATGGCACTATTGTAGAAGACGCCTACCCAGGAATAGGTAAGCCTAAAGTTTTTGCATTTGAAACCTTAAAAAAACTCCAAATGGAAGGCTATAGACTAATACTATGGACTTACCGTAGCGGAAAAGCTCTAGACGAAGCCGTAGAATTCTGCAGAAAACATGGACTAGAATTTTATGCTATCAACTCAAGTTTTGAAGGAGAAGTTTTTGATAGTGCGACACAAAGTAGAAAACTTGATGCAGATTTATTTATTGATGATAGAAACCTTGGTGGTTTCCCAGGTTGGGGCGAAGTTTATAATATCATTAAAGATAAAATAGAATTTAGAGTAGAAGGAAAAGAAGTTTTGGCATATTCTAAACTAAAAAAAGAAAAGAAAAAAGGGCTTTTTTGGTAA